Proteins found in one Arachis stenosperma cultivar V10309 chromosome 8, arast.V10309.gnm1.PFL2, whole genome shotgun sequence genomic segment:
- the LOC130945797 gene encoding protein FAR1-RELATED SEQUENCE 5-like, whose protein sequence is MVSKLELKHTYPCSVKQVVHYTKYRKLTMPAKCVIQNNDEAGIRPNKTYLALANEVVGSSNLGYSEKDVRNYITSNLRCADENAYVKEMISYFMRMKDINLNFFYAVDVDKTDKFKSVIWVDARCRASYEYYGDVVSFDTTYSRNKHGLPFAFFVCVNHYGKSTLLRCALLGNEKIRNFE, encoded by the exons ATGGTGTCCAAATTAGAACTGAAGCACACCTATCCATGTTCTGTTAAGCAAGTTGTGCATTACACTAAGTACAGGAAACTGACCATGCCTGCGAAGTGTGTGATTCAGAACAACGATGAGGCTGGCATACGGCCCAACAAGACTTATCTCGCACTAGCGAATGAGGTTGTTGGCTCGTCAAATTTGGGTTACTCAGAAAAGGACGTGAGGAACTACATTACGAGCAATCTGCGTTGTGCTGACGAAAACGCATATGTGAAGGAAATGATTAGCTATTTCATGCGAATGAAAGATATCAACCTGAATTTCTTTTATGCAGTTGATGTAGATAAAACTGACAAGTTTAAAAGTGTGATCTGGGTAGATGCAAGATGTAGGGCGTCTTATGAATATTATGGTGATGTAGTATCGTTTGATACAACGTACAGTAGAAACAA ACACGGACTTCCAtttgcattttttgtttgtgtCAACCATTACGGCAAGTCCACTCTGCTCAGATGTGCTTTGCTGGGAAATGAGAAAATTCGTAACTTTGAGTAG